From one Bradyrhizobium sp. Ash2021 genomic stretch:
- a CDS encoding acetolactate synthase 3 large subunit has protein sequence MTDKSHDPNQMTGAAMIVRALIDHGVQHLFGYPGGAVLPIYDEIFQQSEVEHILVRHEQGAGHAAEGYARSTGKPGVVLVTSGPGATNMVTPLTDALMDSIPLVCITGQVPTHLIGNDAFQECDTVGITRPCTKHNWLVRDVNDLAKVLHEAFYVATTGRPGPVLVDVPKDVQFATGTYHPPRKSDVHVSYTPRVKGDAAQIRKAVALLASAKRPVIYSGGGVINSGPEASKLLRELVEATGFPITSTLMGLGAYPATGKNWLGMLGMHGTYEANMSMHDCDVMLCIGARFDDRITGRVDAFSPNSKKIHIDIDPSSINKNIRVDVPIIGDAGNILGDLLQVFKAEAKKPDIKAWWQEIAKWRARNSLSYRKNSDIILPQFAIERLFEATRGRDTYITTEVGQHQMWAAQFFGFEEPHRWMTSGGLGTMGYGLPAALGVQVAHRDSLVIDIAGDASVQMTMQEMSTAVQYELPIKIFILNNQYMGMVRQWQQLLHGNRLSHSYSEALPDFVKLADAFGCVGLQAIKPGDLDGAIKEMISIKRPVLFDCRVAALENCFPMIPSGKAHNEMLLPAEATDEATASAFAGGKALV, from the coding sequence ATGACCGACAAGAGCCACGATCCGAACCAGATGACCGGCGCCGCGATGATCGTGCGCGCGCTGATCGATCATGGCGTGCAGCACCTGTTCGGCTATCCCGGCGGCGCGGTGCTTCCGATCTATGACGAGATTTTCCAGCAGAGCGAGGTCGAGCACATCCTGGTCCGGCACGAGCAGGGCGCCGGCCACGCCGCCGAAGGCTATGCGCGCTCGACCGGCAAGCCGGGCGTGGTGCTGGTGACCTCGGGTCCCGGCGCCACCAACATGGTGACGCCGCTGACGGACGCGCTGATGGATTCGATTCCGCTGGTCTGCATCACCGGCCAGGTGCCGACGCACCTGATCGGCAATGACGCGTTCCAGGAATGCGACACCGTCGGCATCACCCGGCCCTGCACCAAGCACAATTGGCTGGTGCGCGACGTCAACGACCTCGCAAAAGTGCTGCACGAGGCGTTCTATGTCGCGACCACCGGCCGTCCGGGGCCCGTCCTGGTCGACGTGCCCAAGGACGTGCAATTTGCGACCGGCACTTACCATCCGCCGCGCAAATCGGACGTGCACGTGTCCTACACGCCGCGGGTCAAGGGCGACGCGGCGCAGATCCGTAAAGCCGTGGCGCTGCTGGCGTCGGCCAAGCGCCCGGTGATCTATTCGGGCGGCGGCGTCATCAATTCCGGACCCGAAGCGTCAAAGCTGCTGCGCGAATTGGTCGAAGCCACCGGCTTTCCGATCACCTCGACCCTGATGGGGCTGGGGGCCTATCCGGCGACCGGCAAGAACTGGCTCGGCATGCTCGGCATGCACGGCACCTACGAAGCCAACATGTCGATGCATGATTGCGACGTCATGCTGTGCATCGGCGCGCGCTTCGACGACCGCATCACCGGACGCGTCGATGCGTTCTCGCCGAATTCGAAGAAGATCCACATCGACATCGATCCGTCCTCGATCAACAAGAACATCCGCGTCGACGTGCCGATCATCGGCGACGCCGGCAACATACTCGGCGACCTGCTGCAGGTGTTCAAGGCCGAGGCGAAGAAGCCGGATATCAAGGCCTGGTGGCAGGAAATTGCAAAGTGGCGCGCGCGCAATTCGCTGTCCTACAGGAAGAACAGCGATATCATCCTGCCGCAATTTGCCATCGAGCGCCTGTTCGAGGCCACCCGCGGGCGCGACACCTACATCACCACCGAAGTCGGCCAGCACCAGATGTGGGCGGCGCAGTTCTTCGGTTTCGAGGAACCGCACCGCTGGATGACCTCCGGCGGTCTCGGCACCATGGGCTATGGCCTGCCGGCGGCGCTGGGCGTGCAGGTCGCGCACCGCGACAGTCTCGTGATCGATATCGCCGGCGACGCCTCGGTGCAGATGACGATGCAGGAGATGTCGACGGCGGTCCAATATGAACTGCCGATCAAGATCTTCATCCTGAACAACCAGTACATGGGTATGGTCCGGCAGTGGCAGCAGCTGCTGCACGGCAACCGGCTGTCGCACTCCTACTCGGAGGCGCTGCCGGATTTCGTCAAGCTCGCGGACGCCTTCGGCTGCGTCGGCCTGCAGGCGATCAAGCCGGGTGATCTCGATGGTGCCATCAAGGAGATGATCTCGATCAAGCGCCCGGTGCTGTTCGACTGCCGGGTGGCGGCGCTGGAAAACTGCTTCCCGATGATCCCGTCCGGCAAGGCGCATAACGAAATGCTGCTGCCGGCTGAAGCAACCGATGAGGCCACCGCGTCCGCCTTCGCCGGCGGCAAGGCGCTGGTGTGA
- the miaA gene encoding tRNA (adenosine(37)-N6)-dimethylallyltransferase MiaA, translating to MSVATRDMRANSQVEGKAVLIAGPTASGKSALALDLAQKTGGVVINTDSMQVYRDLRILTARPTQEEETQAPHRLYGHVDAAVNFSAGAWVNDAAKALAEARALNRLPIFTGGSGLYFKALTRGLSAVPPIAAEVREGVRARLERDGVEALHAALALKDPVAAERLKPRDRTRIARALEVVEATGRSLTDWHREGLPPLLPPGQFSAVFLAPEREELYARIDARFDAMLAAGAREEVAALAARKLDPLLPAMKAHGVPTLIRHLQGEITLEQAAEIGRADTRHYAKRQFTWFRHQLPEFEWVKPEAARGWVSAMFPSLRGA from the coding sequence GGCGCTCGATTTGGCGCAAAAAACCGGCGGTGTGGTCATCAACACCGATTCCATGCAGGTCTATCGCGATCTCCGCATCCTCACCGCGCGGCCGACACAAGAAGAGGAGACGCAGGCGCCGCACCGGCTCTACGGCCATGTCGACGCCGCCGTGAATTTTTCGGCCGGTGCGTGGGTGAACGACGCCGCGAAGGCATTGGCGGAGGCGCGGGCGCTAAACCGGCTGCCGATTTTCACCGGTGGTTCCGGTCTCTATTTCAAGGCGCTGACGCGAGGGCTTTCGGCGGTGCCGCCGATCGCTGCCGAAGTGCGCGAGGGCGTGCGCGCAAGGCTGGAGCGCGACGGCGTCGAAGCGCTGCATGCGGCGTTGGCGCTGAAAGATCCCGTCGCGGCCGAACGCTTGAAACCGCGCGACCGCACCCGGATCGCCCGCGCGCTTGAAGTCGTCGAAGCCACCGGCCGTTCGCTGACCGACTGGCATCGCGAAGGCCTGCCACCATTGTTGCCGCCGGGTCAATTCAGCGCGGTATTCCTCGCGCCCGAGCGCGAAGAACTCTACGCGCGGATCGATGCGCGGTTCGATGCGATGCTTGCCGCCGGCGCGCGCGAAGAAGTCGCCGCACTCGCCGCACGAAAGCTCGATCCGCTGCTGCCGGCGATGAAGGCCCATGGCGTGCCGACATTGATCCGGCACTTGCAGGGCGAGATCACCCTGGAGCAGGCGGCGGAAATCGGCCGGGCCGATACGAGGCATTACGCAAAACGGCAGTTCACCTGGTTCCGGCATCAATTGCCGGAGTTCGAATGGGTGAAGCCGGAAGCGGCGAGGGGGTGGGTTTCGGCTATGTTTCCGTCATTGCGAGGAGCGTAG